The Pongo abelii isolate AG06213 chromosome 23, NHGRI_mPonAbe1-v2.0_pri, whole genome shotgun sequence nucleotide sequence GGGGGCCCCGCAGTGGGCTCCTGGCTGCGCACGCGGCGGGAGGGCCGCAGCAGGACCCTGCGGAAGCCCTGCTTGAAGCGGTAGGAGAGGAAGCCATAAAGGATGGGGTTGGCACAGCTGTTGGCATAGGGCAGCGCCACCACCAGGAAGTAGAGCCCGAAGAAGGCAGGCTCCTCGGGCAGTGGACACACCACGTTGACGATGTTGAGCACGTAGAAGGGCATCCAGCAGAGCACGAAGAGCGCCACCACGGCCACCACCATGCGCGTGACCCTGCGTTCGGAGCGCCGCCGCCGCTGGCACGAAGGCGCCCACACCCGGCGCCCGGCTGAGCGTACCTTCACCACGATGAGCAGGTAGCAGAGGCAGATGACCAGCAGCGGCCCGAAGAAGCCCAGTGCGGCCGTGTAGATGATGAAGCCGGCTCGCCAGGCCGCCGCCGGCTCGGGCCACTGCATGTGGCAGGTGCTCATCCCGCGGGGCACTCCCGAGAAGACCACCACGGGCAGCACCACCACCGCTGAGGCCACCCACACGGCCGCGCTGACCGTGCGGGCCACCGGAGCTGTGCGCCAGCGGGCTGAGCGGGTGGGATGTACCACGGCCAGGTAGCGGTCCACGCTCATGACGGTCAGGCAGAAGATGCTGGTGAACTGGTTGATGCCATCCACCGCCATGACCAGGCGACACATGAGGGAGCCGAAGGGCCAGTAGGACAGGGCGTTCTGGGCAGCCAGGAAGGGCAGCCCCAGCATGAAGAGCTCATCGGCCAGCGCTAGGTTGAGGATGTAGACATTGGTGACTGAAGGGCTGGCCGTGTGCCGCAGGACCACATAGATGACCAGCGAGTTACCCAGCAGGCCCACCACGCACACCACCAGGTAGACCAGGGGGATCAGAACGCCACTGACGGCCAGGCCTGCCGGGCTTGGGCCCGCCGACACGTTGCCCAGGGTGGCATCTGGGGGCCAGGCCGAGGAGGCATTCTCAGGTTCTGAGGTCGTGGACACCGATGATGGATGAAGCATGTCCATGGCTGAGGGGAGGTGGTCAGCAGTCAGCTATTTGCCTGGGGGAAGGAAAAACAGCTCAGTCACAGCAGAGAATGGCTTTCTCTGTGCTGCCCCCTCCCATCATGCCGAACCTGGGGACCTGCTGCACGCCCATCCTCCCATCTTCTGAGAGATTTCAGACGATGGGAGGTGCTTAGCACGCACCATCTCATTCACCCTGCACAGCCCCGCAAGTCTGAGTCGTGTTATCCccttttctcagatgaggaaactgaggctcaaggaggtGAGGTGATCATTCTCCATCATGGAGCGAGGGTGTGGTGTGCGGCATGAAGTCATACTGTTTCACCAACCAATACCTGCCCTTCCTTTCTACATGTGAGGCCCCAGCTGGCAGCGCCCTGTGAAGTGGGTTGCGTTGCCGCCAACAGGTCTCGCCCTCACATCTGAAAAACACTGCTTCATATCACAGGACCTTCACCTGGAAACCTGCTCCCTAGATGAACTTCAGAGGATCCATGAACGCCCTAAACTCCAGGTGAAGGTAATGTCAGATCTGTTATGATTCTTCAGCTTCCAAATGGAGCTAAGAACCACAGGCTCGGGGTGTCCCCTCCCCTGGGAGTCAGAGTCCTTAGGTGCCCCCTCAGCCTGGGCCATCCCACTGTGCCCCTCCCAAAGGCCCTGTCCAGGAAGGTTGGctgtgaacctggggggcaggtGGCTGAGGCCCCTTCTCCCCAGAGGCCGGCTGGGGTTGGAGAACTTTACAATTCACTTAGTAGATGCTATCCAAGAGTAGTCCCTCCCCCTGGCTGGAGGGGCCAGCTGCCCGGAGAAGGGGACATTTTCAGAAGGGATTTGCAGCACAAGCAAGAGCCCCCCCATCCCACTCCGCATGCTTTCTTAGTGCCTTTCTCATCCCATGCCTGCGCAGAAGAAGCTGGGGCTCCTCCGGGCTCCCCTGCGAGACTCTGATCCCCTCCCATGTGGAGTCTCCAGCCAGCTTTGGACCCTCCCCATTGCTTTCTGCCCCATCA carries:
- the SSTR3 gene encoding somatostatin receptor type 3, whose protein sequence is MDMLHPSSVSTTSEPENASSAWPPDATLGNVSAGPSPAGLAVSGVLIPLVYLVVCVVGLLGNSLVIYVVLRHTASPSVTNVYILNLALADELFMLGLPFLAAQNALSYWPFGSLMCRLVMAVDGINQFTSIFCLTVMSVDRYLAVVHPTRSARWRTAPVARTVSAAVWVASAVVVLPVVVFSGVPRGMSTCHMQWPEPAAAWRAGFIIYTAALGFFGPLLVICLCYLLIVVKVRSAGRRVWAPSCQRRRRSERRVTRMVVAVVALFVLCWMPFYVLNIVNVVCPLPEEPAFFGLYFLVVALPYANSCANPILYGFLSYRFKQGFRRVLLRPSRRVRSQEPTAGPPEKTEEEDEEEEDGEESREGGKGKEMNGRVSQITQPGTSGQERPPSRVASKEQQLLPQEASTGEKSSTMRISYL